One segment of Candidatus Binatota bacterium DNA contains the following:
- a CDS encoding phosphotriesterase-related protein: GCASRVVISHDSVWCWGGSPIPDPEAVAAMLEVWTPTHFIERIVPMLKDGGATDDHISMMLDENPRRFFAGEALPALD; encoded by the coding sequence GGCTGCGCTTCGAGGGTGGTCATCTCGCACGACTCGGTGTGGTGCTGGGGCGGCAGCCCCATACCCGACCCCGAGGCGGTGGCCGCCATGCTCGAGGTGTGGACGCCGACCCATTTCATCGAACGTATAGTGCCCATGCTCAAGGACGGCGGCGCCACCGACGACCACATCTCGATGATGCTCGACGAGAACCCGCGGCGTTTCTTTGCCGGCGAGGCACTGCCGGCGT